The sequence GGTGCAAGTAAACTTGGCATAACTAATGGGATAAAATTAGGTTTTAAAGTAATTATTATAAGTGATCGTGATAAATATATTTCATCTGAAATCACAAAATTAGTAGAAGAAATATATTTCGTAAAAAGTCTGGATAATGAAGGTGAAGTATTTCAGAAGGTTAGACATATAATGAATCTTTATAAAAGGATTGATCTTATACTAAGTTTTACAGAGCTGGGTTTAAGGACTGCTTCTTATATTAGTTATGAATTAAATTTACCAACAAATCCTACTAAGATTATTGATTATACAAGAAATAAAGCACTTATGAGAGAAAAATTTTTAAAAAATGATGAATTGAAACTAGATTACAATGTAGGGTATATCCACGAATTTAAAGTTGATAAATTACCTATGTGTCTTCCTTTTATAGTTAAACCTCTTGACGGTTTTGGTAGCAAGAATGTTTTCCTTATAAATCATATTGATGAATGGAAAGAATGGTATGTAAAAGGCAATAGAGATTATCCTAATATAAAATGGATATTAGAACCATTTATAGATGGTCCTGAATATAGTGTGGAAACAGTATCCTCAAATGGTAATCATTTTATTTTAGGGGTTACAAAAAAAGAAACAACAGGGAGTCCTAATTTTATTGAAATAGGCCATTCTGTACCTGGGATAACTAGTTGGGATTTTTATAAAAAAGCTTTAGACATAACAGAAACATCTTTGAATGTTATGGGGATTCAATATGGACCAGGTCATATAGAAATAAAATGGGATAACAAAGAAAGTAAATTTGTAATTATAGAAATGCATACAAGACCAGGTGGTGATTATATACCTTACTTACACACATTATCATCCGGAATTGATCAATATGAAATGGGAATACGATCATACTATGATTCTTCAGTTTTAGAAACAACATTACCTACTAGTAAAAAACATAGTATGGTTAAATTTTTAACATTTCCAGAGGGGGTTTTGCTAGGAAAAGGTTTTGTTAAAGAAAAAAAAGATGTTGGAATAAAAGATTGGGATATATATTATAAAATAGGAGATAGAATTATTAAGACAATTGATTCTTACAGTCGAGCTGGACATATTATCGTTAGTACCGATTCTAAACAAAATAGTGCAAACTTATTACAGGCTTTCGAGGAAAATTTGATTGTTAAAATTGGCTCTTCGTCAAAATCTAATGCTGACATTGAAGAGTAAGTATCAATAAATGAAAAAACACCTGAAACCCTGCTATAGTGAAAGTAGAAAACAAACCCACATAGCGAGGTGTTACAAGTGCATTTTTATTAATGAATAAATTATTAAATATTCCAGAGATCGCGTTCATAATATGACATTTGATGATCAAGACAAAATCGTTGATTGTAATATAGCTTACATGCAAGACATTGCTTAATTACGTTAACATAGATTTTGGTGTTGAACCTTAAAATAATATAGGAAAGTATGTGTTTTAAATGGCAGTTTTTACAGTAGGTATTGTAAATAAAGAACCTAAAATAGAAATACAAGTTTCACCTCTATTTGAAATGATGGCTTGTTTAAGATATTGTCATTTGAATAAAGGAGGTAAACAAGAAGATTTAAAAAAATTCTATAATAATCATCAAAAATTATTATTCAAGTTCTATGGCAATTTTGAATATGGAGCGCAATTAGCTGAATGTATATTGGGTTTAAAAAATGAAGAACATACATTTGAAAATTTGATGAAGTATCTTAAAAGTGTAAAAAGGGAGGAATTTTTATATTACTTATTAGGAAGGTATTTGAGTATTAATGAAATTAAAAAAATATTGGATAATGAGAAATCTCCAAGCGACATAATACAGCAAAAAATTAGAAATCTTAAAGGAAATATTAATAAAGAACAATTAGATTTCGTAAAAAACTATGAAGATGAGTTTAGTGATTTGTTTAAACTTTGGAATAATTTCTATAAAAATGTATTTAGGGATATAGAACTAGACCTAGAGAGTAAATGGATCCAGAGCAATAACTTACTTATGAAGGATTTATTGGAGTCGGATTTGAATCAACTTATATCAAAGTTATTATATGGAAACCAAATGCCAAAGCAATTCCCGGATAGTGATATTAAATTAATTCGTTTTATTCCTTCATTTTTTGTTACACCTAGATTTATTACAATATGGGGATTTGGCGAACTAAATATAGTATATGATATGTCTTTATATTTAAATAAAAAGAATATAACATATAATCAAAAAAAAGATGAGGAAAAATCACTTAAACAAATGTCTGAAATTGGAAAATCACTTTCTGAGTTAGGCAGGTTAAAAATTCTTTCTTTAATTTCTAGTAAACCTAAAATAAAATCACAAGAAATAGCTCAAAGAATGGGAATCACTACTGCGACAGTTTCAAGACATTTATCTATACTTAAAAATAATAATTTAATAATTGAAAGAAAAGAAAATGGGTATAATATTTACAATGTAAATATAGATGAGTTTGAAAAGTATTTCAATAATATAAGAAGAAAAATTTTAAAGTAGTCCCTCTATATTAGAGGTATATAATTGATTAAATTATATTAAAAGTGGATGCAGTACACTAGCGTTACAGTTTTTATGGTATTATTGTCCATGTAATGCTCTCCTTATAATTAGGATTTGGACAGGTCTATCATACCCTAATTATAAGGTTTTTTTATGTTTTTTTAGTTAAAATTTCCATCATTCATAAAATCGATATAACTTTTTTAATTCACCTTTTGCTTAGAGACTTTTTGCAATGCTAGTGAGCCAGTCTATTGGATTTCCTAATGTTATTGTTTTCAGGA is a genomic window of Virgibacillus proomii containing:
- a CDS encoding ATP-grasp domain-containing protein: MNRILVLLGASKLGITNGIKLGFKVIIISDRDKYISSEITKLVEEIYFVKSLDNEGEVFQKVRHIMNLYKRIDLILSFTELGLRTASYISYELNLPTNPTKIIDYTRNKALMREKFLKNDELKLDYNVGYIHEFKVDKLPMCLPFIVKPLDGFGSKNVFLINHIDEWKEWYVKGNRDYPNIKWILEPFIDGPEYSVETVSSNGNHFILGVTKKETTGSPNFIEIGHSVPGITSWDFYKKALDITETSLNVMGIQYGPGHIEIKWDNKESKFVIIEMHTRPGGDYIPYLHTLSSGIDQYEMGIRSYYDSSVLETTLPTSKKHSMVKFLTFPEGVLLGKGFVKEKKDVGIKDWDIYYKIGDRIIKTIDSYSRAGHIIVSTDSKQNSANLLQAFEENLIVKIGSSSKSNADIEE
- a CDS encoding ArsR/SmtB family transcription factor, with the protein product MAVFTVGIVNKEPKIEIQVSPLFEMMACLRYCHLNKGGKQEDLKKFYNNHQKLLFKFYGNFEYGAQLAECILGLKNEEHTFENLMKYLKSVKREEFLYYLLGRYLSINEIKKILDNEKSPSDIIQQKIRNLKGNINKEQLDFVKNYEDEFSDLFKLWNNFYKNVFRDIELDLESKWIQSNNLLMKDLLESDLNQLISKLLYGNQMPKQFPDSDIKLIRFIPSFFVTPRFITIWGFGELNIVYDMSLYLNKKNITYNQKKDEEKSLKQMSEIGKSLSELGRLKILSLISSKPKIKSQEIAQRMGITTATVSRHLSILKNNNLIIERKENGYNIYNVNIDEFEKYFNNIRRKILK